In Oncorhynchus mykiss isolate Arlee chromosome 32, USDA_OmykA_1.1, whole genome shotgun sequence, the DNA window taccgaattcctagctgcagactagtaattaatatcaaagacttgttcttattctgtcggtatcgataatctaagagtttaaccacgtggtatggttaaaagattcagcaatggtctacaacctttgtactctcctaatggagaaaaacatggtctgcaacctttagccatctcgtaattgaggtaagctcggtctgctgatccAAAACCAGAGTGCGGGTTTTATTCGGAaggcagaaaagggctgtcccaggatgcctgacccaactgggctcaggggcggtcctctgatttagttaactccAATCCCCTTTTtcagttttccttcattaaacacgtccaaaatcatattacacaattttacaaacagtatcatactcactcattcatcttatacaacaattagatgtaaacctcatatctgaggctattatataaacagcgatATGGTAATGTGCCACAGTCTCCcttgagcttccccaagttgtgacaaacggaccagttcgtagctggattcttcaccgatcttttatactttctccggaacatgaaatttgttgctacctcaagttctgtgaggtggaaggaattgctttgttctctatgaaaatgtacTCTCTATACTGTGTctccatgaggagatcctcaggaatttacgatgtctctctgaccacagcaacctagttgaaggaggaaagggggaggcagggagagggggatggggcttgctatacccaaagaggccaacgtcatgacaatgtattgaagcaacatctcaagatatcagtcaggaagttaaagcttggtcgcaaatgggtcctccaaatggacaatgaccccaagcatatttccaaagttgtggcaaaatggcttaaggacaacaaagtcaaggtattggagtggccatcacaaagccctgacctcaatcctatagaacatttgtaggcagaactgaaaaagcgtgtgtgagcaaggaggcctacaaacctgactcagttacaccagctctgtcaggaggaatgggccaaagttcactcaacttattgtgggaagcttgtggaaggctaccaaaagcgtttaacccaagttaaaccatttaaaggcaattcaaataccaattgagtgtatgtaaacttctgacccactgggaatgtgatgaaagaaataaaagctgaaataagtcattctcactactattattctgacatttcacattcttaaaataaagtggtgatcctaactgacataagacagggaatttgtactatgattaaatgtcaggaattgtgaaaaactgagtttaaatgtatttagctaaggtgtatgtaaacttccgacttcaactgtacagggggcaccggttagttgaggtaatatgtacatgtaggtagagttatcaCATTAAGATCATGTGCAATATTATGCCGATTTTATATTACTATCATGTTCTGAGACCTATTTTACATTTTTAGGCGAAGTGTTGTGCGGATGGCCTGCATTGCTGTGAATATGGATACACCTGTGACCCAAACTCATACAAGTGCAGGAAATGGTACTCTCAGATTCCTTCAGGTCTGAAGGATGATGCTAATCAGGACTGACACTATTTCAAATTATTTATGATCTTGTCACTGTACTGACATTGGATTGTACCCTTTTTGTGAATGCATTTGAATTGAACCTTGCACTGATGAATACAAGAATGTTAAATCATGTCACCCAATCATTAAAATGTTTCCTTGTTGAGTATTTAGTGAATCATTCCTTATAGGCTACCAATCTCCACTGGCTAAATTGTATCAGTCAAATATTTATGTACAGTATGGGTGTATTCGTTAATTAATTCTGGAGCGCATGGGTGTgctcagagtgcgctctgggcgaTCATAAATTCAGAGCGATGTCAGATTGTCAGTTACTACATTCAGAGCGCACACTAGACGCTTTGgccaaggagtagggttgatcccatcattctgacctcacaactgcagtcaagcacccaagctaactggctaacgttggctagctaaagTACTTcctgacacaaatgagagaacacctcagtGTGACCATTTTACTCAGCCTgtcagagctggttaggctgttttcatgttatccagagcgttggtgactgtaactgtactGCTGGAATCACTTTCATTACGCCAATGTTTGCTGACACCGGCcttattcaacgggtgttgagcgttcgtaaagtCATCAGTTATTCTgggctctggcacactcagacaagagtgctctgaaatcggagaagatagccagagtgaatgtATCATTCATGCTCCTCACTTTCTGAGTCATTACCTGTATTATACGTGCAGCTCTGTGCACGTGGATTGGAGTTACTATGGTAACAACATcaagtagctaacgttagttttTAAAAAGGTTATTATgaacacaacaaatacaaaaaaaacaacagaaatatacaaacaagagtacataaACCTAACAAGGTTCCTTTTCAATTAGTTaaataatgtaatgaaacagcagcgAGCAGacctcgaaccctcgaccttctagcccgagatTGACTATTGActgagtcgatttccgcgcttataaatcCAGGGTCTTTTATACTTTTATGGTGCgtattgcttttttgtttttacatttactgatCATTTCAAAATGATATTTAAATTCTATCTTAAATAATGTGAAAAGGGGTTTGTTCTCTGCCCACTTCATTTTATGGACAAAGAATCTTCCATGAAAGATAAACAAATTGACAATGAAAGTTAAATCAGGGTCCACATTTggttcaaaataaaacataatatcagAGTCTTTCAAATTAACATTAATAGTTGTTTCTTTTCAAATATAATCTTCTAACTCATACCagtcccaaaataaatggtcaagaGTCTCTGGGTCACAAtcacaaaatacacatttgttatcaatagctattttaaatctgtgtataataaaggtCTTTACAGGGTAGATTCTATGAATGAGTTTGTATGAAACTTCTTTCACCTTATTAGATATACAATATTTACCAGATAACAACGAACCTttgttccagttcacttgtcctagggctacattccagtacattttagcagagggaatagtaacatattgacatagtttccttatatacatgttattacatttatagtttaaaatgtcaatTCCTTCTAGTTGTATTGAGGATACAAAATCCTCAACAGTTGCACTTGGAGTACTGTTACATTCTCATAAAAGAAGAAtagcacctttagggacagctctaacaacaattTGATACTCCTCTGGGGTGAATGTAACATTGTGTGTTCTAATACATTCTGGATAATCATATAGTTGTCCATCATTATTCAATAATTGTTTAACCCAAATAATGTTTTCGTCAAACCGGTTCTGGAAAAacagtagctaacgttagtgtTTATGTATCTACGGCTAGCTACGAGCCAACAATCCTGCCTCCTATCTACAATGTCTGAAATGTCTGCTATGAATAGAAAATTGATTCAGAATCTCGTTGAAACTCTTTCTAAACACGTCAAACACTGTAAGTATGAGTTTTGATAGCTAATGTCAGTTGGCAGAGAGTGTAGTCTATGTTGCGTCCTGAGATAGCTACGTTACAGTAACGGCTCACAGAACTTCTTAGTAGCCAACTACCTAGTTTCTTCTTCTCTGCATttatctagctacagtagctatatATTTAATAACAAAACGTGCAAACAAAAGAAAAGTTAATAGCTATCTATTGTTGTCTAGCTCCTCCAACCAAAACTCACCTTCCATTGAACGTGTTGGCACCACTGTTTAGGTGACAGATGGGGGCGCTATAATCTTGCTTTGTTGAGATCATGTCAAGTATGTCCTGTGTTTATGCAAATTAATAAAAGCATATATCAGTCTACGTAAATTGAAATGATGCATATGGTAGCAGTACTAACACTAAACAGAAACTGAGTTTCTGATCCGACTATTCAATGGACTCCTGGGGGATCAGGAGTGACAGGAGGATAGGGAATGGCCTTGACAGTGGGAAATTCAGGAATATTCCCCACAACACCTTTGGAATGACTGATGATATGATCATGGATAGAGGTAGGTGTGTGTCACTTTTGTCACATGAAACAGAATGTAAGCACCAAATAGTATGATACTGATGTGGTAAGGTATCACAAAAAAAATTGGTATTATATTCCAGTCTTTTGTGCATTTGACAAGGACAACGACAGCTACGTCAGTGTGAAAGAGTGGACCGAGGGACTATCAGTCTTTCTCCCTGGGACATAGGATGAAAAAATAAAGTTTAAGAAAGCTATAAAGTGTATCATGTAGGCTTTTCGACTGGTATCTACGATATTTCTACCCATGTATGGTCCCCCATTAGGTTCACAGCTTTTATGTGTATGACTTGGGTACATTTCCCGGGAAGAGACGTTCCACATGCTGAAGAACAGCCTGATCAGACAGCCCACAGAGGAGGACCCAGACGAGGGCATCAAAGACCTGGTGGTGATCACGCTCAAGAAGATGGTAATGGCAAAATGTTTATCTTCATTTTCATCAGGTTAAACCAGGCTGAATGCTGTGCTACCTATTGTTTAACCTGCCAAGCTAACTTCATAGTACCCTGTGTTTACAATCACTGTTTAACTTGGCCACAATTGACCAATTCATGTTTCAGATTAAATATACTGTCTGAACATAAAATATCaatgagctgtttccttcctcagGATCATGACAGCAGACTGTCCTATGCAGACTTTGAAAAGGCAGTGAGAGATGAAAATCTATTGCTTGAGGCTTTTGGAACCTGACTTCACGATGCCAAGGTGACCCTTGAAGTTAAGACTGTAAAAACAGTGTAATGACTTGTCTGTCTGGATTGGACAATATTTTGCCATTGTCTGACATGTTCTTTCCTTTTGTGTTACAGAGCATATTGGCATTTGAGCAGCATGCATTCCAGGATCCACTTGAGCATCACTAAGTTATTAATTTTCATAacaccattttttatttttttataaacaaaAATCTTCTTATACACTGATGGGAAATGTAGAAATAAAACATGTTGAGAAAATATATTTGAATGGTGTAAATGTAGGAACTTGCTAATGTCCACCTCATTCCCTGTGAGAAGCAGTCTTTCAGGACAGGTCTGTTAGATTCTCCTCCGAGGCTTTGCTGACTTTGTCTTCTTCTCTGTTGGCTTGACTTCAGGAACTGATGCAACCTGAGAACAAGGAAGGAAATTAATTTACTGTAGTATCACTCTTCAATTGTATGAAATTGTGAGTGAACAATTTTAAGAAGCAAATGACCACGAATATACCTTTttcaatgtatttctgatcatgtTGGCTGTTATGTTCAATGACTCGTCCGCCATATCCATCTTAGGCCGGTCTGGTAGTTTTGGTCCAATGAGGATTTCATTTTTGTCCACAAAGCCAAAAAGTGAGTCTTTATTAGTTTCTACTATTTTCCGTTTTCTGTTCTCCAAATGGGTGGTCCTCGGTACGAATCTTGGGGGTGCTGCAAGGGGTGGATTCTTACTCAGTCTTTTCACTATTCCTCTGTCTCCCCCAGAAGAGGAGGGAACACTGCTTATGTTGGGTTCCAGCTGCTGTTGAGTATTTATGGAATTATGCAATGACCCCATTTTGTCCTCTGTTGGAATAGTCCTGCATTGGTTTGCCTGATAACTATACAACCGATCATAAGATGGGGCATGTCTGTAAGGAAGAAACTCCTGTGGGGGTAAAGGCAATAAGGGAAATCCTAAATAATGGCCTTGGCTGGTACTCGAAGTCTCTCCCTTATTGCTAGCATCACTGGATCTCTGATCATCACCTGAGGAAGTCCTGGCTGTGGTAGCAACTGTATCTGAAGACATGGGCTTTTTGCACTCTTCATCCCCGTGGTCCTGTTCCTTTGCTTCTCAACCGAAAAAGAAGAATCATATGTCAACTAACTACATCATAATCCTTCTTACATGACATACCAGAGATAGTTCTGATAATATTATACTAGCACAACATCTGTACTTTTATTTTGAGTCGTCCTGTTCACATATCGTCTCCTGTCTTGCAGCTTTAGTCTGGTGTCCTCCACCGTCTCATACTCTGGGGCATAGCACACATGTAGTAAACCTCCAAAGAAACTCTTCTCATCCATGTGCCGTTTGGCCGCCCTGAAACACAATTACTTTAAAGCATAACTGGCTGAGACATGTGATCTACCAGCTGGTGTACAACTAGGGTAGATAAAACTAGGGCCTGAAGTTTTTCCTGACCAGGTTACATGGTCAGGGAAAACACCCATCCCTGTCTATCTCATCCTAACCTATAAAACCTGTCCTAACCTTGCACTGGTGAGTTTCTGGAACTTGATGAGGTAGACCTCTGTGAATTGCTCTGCAGGGTACTCATCCAGCACCCTGTACTCCTCCACAGCCCCGTACAGCGCAGAGAGCTCGATCAGTTCTGTCATCACCCCGATGGCTGGGACTCCTTGCAACATCAGGTAACGAGACTCCAAGTTGATGGTGTACACCTACAGGGGCAATATAGCACGGGTTAGAAATACAATAAATTGTATCTATCAATCAACCAAATACATTCgatgtctagctagctagctcacttgGCAAGTATTGTACAGCATTTCGCTGTATCGTGTATCCACGCTATATCCAGCATTTCGCTGCAGTTAAGGTAGGAAACAATATTCCTACCTTGACTGCTTTAGGTCTCCTCCCTTCTCTATACTTCGGTCGTGAGGGGCAAATCTTTTGCTGCTCATGATGTTTATAAACCTCTGGAGTGCTCCAACACGAGCTGTTGGTAAATCCTGCCATGTTTGCGAATTACAACAAGCAGCAAACCGGAAGTAGTTTCCCAGACGACAATAATCGGATCTGAGCTCATCGATGTCTCTGTGAAAAACAAAAAAGCAGATCAGCTACTTTTGCCTGCCAGACATAGCACCGAATGCATCGATCCCCAAGAGTACATTCACGtcgcttagctagctagctactaacaATATATTTCCATGCTCTGAAAAGGGACATTTTGATGATATTGTAAACATATTTAGTTATGTTGGGCAATCATGGCATCCAACCTGTCACTCTGATTTTCCACAACACGAAAAACTGTTTTCTTCACCTTCCTCCAAACTTGTTAAAACAGCTCTCTCTCCAAGACGTAAGctataaactagctagctagctaacagctagTTAGTGTTGTCTTTTAAGTTGTGTCAAATAATAACTATGCCAAACCATCAACAAACTACCGGTAGCTAACTTGCACTTGTAACCATTGCATGCCATTTCTTCTGGTCTGATCTGTAGTATGACATTTTCCCAACGTTTTTTTATGCAATTAGCTATCTTCTGTGTTATAAAGAACCAGGCCCTGGAGCTGTCCTGGGGTCATGATGCCCGTGTGTTCCTCAGCTGGACCAGAAGCAGAAGCCCTGCCAACCAGGAGGACCATAAAGTAGCGCTGAGCAGGCAACTGGGAGAGAAGCTTGGACTCAGAGATGGAGAGCAGGTAATGATGTCCCATTCACTAATTCTCTTGCCCATTCCCCAAACCCATCATGCCTTGATAACCCCACTTTTCCTGATTACTAACTCATGTTGGATGGTTTCAGGGCTTCTTGAGGTTGTGCCAGCAGGTCCTGTCTGTACAGCAGGTGTTTGTGGAGCCACTCTCCTCTGACGACTGGGAAATCCTGGTGAGAACCTATAGAGAGGTCTTTGTACAGTATTGTGCAATAGGCAAGCTCACCCATCAGAAACATTTAGTACCGTATGGTTTTAGTATAACCTGGGAGTGTTGCCTGTGGGTTTATTCTTCATTCAACTCCTTTGTCGTTGTCATGCAACAGAAGCTACCCAGGCTATTTTTGATCCTTTGCTGTCAAAGCAAATTCAACATTGAAGAGCAACTGTCAATATGGTTCGTAAATGTACAGTCTGGGATGGGCAAATATTTAACCATGTCTTGTTCTCAGGAGCTCCACAGTGCAGAGCTGGAGCAGCAGCTCCTGG includes these proteins:
- the rbm48 gene encoding RNA-binding protein 48 — protein: MAGFTNSSCWSTPEVYKHHEQQKICPSRPKYREGRRPKAVKVYTINLESRYLMLQGVPAIGVMTELIELSALYGAVEEYRVLDEYPAEQFTEVYLIKFQKLTSARAAKRHMDEKSFFGGLLHVCYAPEYETVEDTRLKLQDRRRYVNRTTQNKTKEQDHGDEECKKPMSSDTVATTARTSSGDDQRSSDASNKGETSSTSQGHYLGFPLLPLPPQEFLPYRHAPSYDRLYSYQANQCRTIPTEDKMGSLHNSINTQQQLEPNISSVPSSSGGDRGIVKRLSKNPPLAAPPRFVPRTTHLENRKRKIVETNKDSLFGFVDKNEILIGPKLPDRPKMDMADESLNITANMIRNTLKKVASVPEVKPTEKKTKSAKPRRRI